The Asticcacaulis sp. MM231 genomic interval AGGCGGCACGGGACAGGGTCGTGGCGAAGGATGACGATGACCGCGAAACCTTCCTGAAAAAGCGCGGATTCTCGAAGCCGGAGACGGCCAAAATCATCGACGCCGTGCTCAAAGAAGAAGGCAAAAAGCCGGAAAGCATCTTTGATTTCGTCCAAGGTATTACCGCCCTGGCCCGTCAAAAGCCGCATCAGGATAGCCGTCTGGAATTGGAAAAGGAGGCTAAGAAATTGATGTCAGTGGTTGTCTGAACCCGCTCTCATAGGCCCGTTTTGCCGTCGGGAACCCCGTGTTTCCGGCGGCTCGCCATGCCGACGGCATGGCTCGCGGGGATCCCAATTCTCAGGTCAAACCGGTCTTGAAATAGGGAATCGTTTTTGTCTCGGAGCGAATTTCGACTCTCCCGAAAACACCCCTCAAAAATACGCTGTCCTGACGACCGGTGGCCCTCGCACCCGGCGGTTCAAGGACAGACCTCTATGGACGACGAAATTACGCGTGCCGCCCTGGCACGAAAGGGTAGCCCTTACTTAAATACCCAGCAGGCTGGCCATTATCTCGGCCTTTCATCGAAGACATTGCAACGGTTGCGGATCACCGGCGGCGGCCCGGCTTTCCGAAAACTGAGCTGGACCATTCGCTACCATATCGATGACCTGAAGGCGTGGTGTAAGGCGGAAGCCCTCATCAAGATTCCCGAAAAGCCAGAATGGGATGACATGTAATGCTGCGCTGGCAACCCCGAAATCACGGGCCCTCAGGCTCGAAATCCGCGCGCCTCTACGGCAAAATCTCCGCGATTGCCATCGGTGCTCTGTCACTCTCTGGCCATCCCGGAACGCCCGCTCTGGTCTACAATCCAAGTCCAAGCGCGCCGCTCGGCTACTATCGCACCTTACCCGCCCGCCCGCTGATGAGAGGCGACTGGGTGCTTGTAAGAGCGCCGAAAGCGGCCAGACAGTTGGCGGATCAACGCGGCTATTTGTCCGCGTCTGTGCCCATGATCAAAACTGTCGTCGCCCTCGCTGGGGATCGCATTTGCGCAAGCGGCTCCCTGATCTACGTCAACGGTGCGATGATTGCGGCCCGCTTACACGTTGATCATCACGGACGGCCTTTGCCATGGTGGACAGGATGTCGGACCCTGGGAGCGAACGATGTCTTTGTCATCAACCGGTTCTCTCCCAGTTCATTTGACGGGCGCTACTTTGGCGTCGTCTCCCGAGAGGCTGTGCTGGCCCGGTTGGTGCATTTATGACCCGTGCGATGCGCTTGTCAGTGCTTTCTGCCGCCATTGCCTTGGTGGCATTCCCGTTTACGTCTATGGCAATCGAAGCGGCCACAGACGGGGTTTCACACACCGAAATCCTGTCGCGCTGGCATGCGGAGATCGCCATCGCCGCCCAGCGATTTTCCATACCGGAAGCTTGGATTGCTGCGGTTATAGGGGCGGAAAGCAACGGGCAGACGGAGGTCGGCGGCAGACCCATCACCTCACCAAAAGGCGCGATGGGGCTGATGCAGCTCATGCCGCCTACCTACGCCGAGATGCGCCGACTTTACGGTTTGGGTGATGACCCGTACGTGCCCGGCGACAACATTCTCGCCGGGGCCGCTTACCTGCGTTTGAACCTCGACCGCTTCGGATATCCCGGCCTGTTCGCTGCCTATAATGCAGGGCCAGAGCGATACGCCCGCAGCTTGAACGGCCACGGACTGCCTGCGGAAACGCGCGACTATCTGCGCAAGGTGACCAGAGCGACCACCGCCCAGGCCCCTGCACCTGACAGCATTTTCGTGAATTTAGGCGATCCGGTGGCGCCCTCGGAATCCTCCGTCGTGCCCTCGGTTTTTGTCCCCCTGACCATACCCTGAAAATGAGCACAAAATGAGAACTGAGTGAAGGCAAGATAAAGGCTCAACTCCCGTTTCGCTTAAGGGTTTGTCTGC includes:
- a CDS encoding helix-turn-helix domain-containing protein; translation: MDDEITRAALARKGSPYLNTQQAGHYLGLSSKTLQRLRITGGGPAFRKLSWTIRYHIDDLKAWCKAEALIKIPEKPEWDDM
- a CDS encoding S26 family signal peptidase is translated as MLRWQPRNHGPSGSKSARLYGKISAIAIGALSLSGHPGTPALVYNPSPSAPLGYYRTLPARPLMRGDWVLVRAPKAARQLADQRGYLSASVPMIKTVVALAGDRICASGSLIYVNGAMIAARLHVDHHGRPLPWWTGCRTLGANDVFVINRFSPSSFDGRYFGVVSREAVLARLVHL
- a CDS encoding lytic transglycosylase domain-containing protein, coding for MAIEAATDGVSHTEILSRWHAEIAIAAQRFSIPEAWIAAVIGAESNGQTEVGGRPITSPKGAMGLMQLMPPTYAEMRRLYGLGDDPYVPGDNILAGAAYLRLNLDRFGYPGLFAAYNAGPERYARSLNGHGLPAETRDYLRKVTRATTAQAPAPDSIFVNLGDPVAPSESSVVPSVFVPLTIP